Proteins from a single region of Acidovorax sp. NCPPB 3576:
- a CDS encoding TIGR00730 family Rossman fold protein, with amino-acid sequence MDSNTDLNDSRLANAWAELNNHAVNGNPLHADAYRLAFADPEFLLRRETRGIRFQLEMLKPDLGQTAQGIENTVVVYGSARFIAPDEAEQQLADAEASGDDSRIARAKLAVRNARYYDLARQFARVVAEHSEQKPPADRIYVCTGGGPGIMEAANRGAHDVGALNVGLNIALPHEQSGNRFISPSLSYKFHYFALRKMHFMMRAKALLAFPGGFGTLDELFEVLTLVQTGKAKPVPIVLFGTDFWRKVVNFDALVEQGTISAADLNLFHYTDDPQEAWNIIKAFYKL; translated from the coding sequence ATGGATTCCAACACCGACCTGAACGACAGCCGCCTGGCCAATGCCTGGGCCGAACTGAACAACCACGCCGTGAACGGCAACCCGCTGCATGCCGATGCCTACCGGCTGGCGTTTGCAGACCCCGAATTCCTGCTGCGCCGCGAAACGCGCGGCATCCGCTTCCAGCTCGAAATGCTCAAGCCCGACCTGGGCCAGACCGCGCAAGGCATCGAGAACACCGTGGTGGTGTACGGCAGCGCGCGCTTCATCGCCCCCGACGAGGCCGAGCAGCAGCTCGCCGATGCCGAGGCCAGCGGCGACGACAGCCGCATCGCGCGCGCCAAGCTGGCCGTGCGCAACGCCCGCTACTACGACCTGGCGCGGCAATTCGCGCGCGTGGTCGCCGAGCACAGCGAGCAAAAGCCCCCCGCCGACCGCATCTACGTGTGCACCGGCGGCGGCCCCGGCATCATGGAAGCCGCCAACCGCGGCGCGCACGACGTCGGCGCGCTCAACGTGGGCCTGAACATCGCCCTGCCCCACGAACAAAGCGGCAACCGCTTCATCTCGCCCTCGCTGAGCTACAAGTTCCACTACTTCGCGCTGCGCAAGATGCACTTCATGATGCGCGCCAAGGCGCTGCTGGCCTTCCCCGGCGGCTTCGGCACGCTGGACGAATTATTCGAAGTGCTCACCCTGGTACAGACCGGCAAAGCCAAGCCGGTGCCGATCGTGCTGTTCGGCACCGACTTCTGGAGGAAGGTCGTCAACTTCGATGCGCTCGTGGAGCAAGGCACCATCTCCGCCGCCGACCTGAACCTGTTCCACTACACGGACGACCCGCAGGAAGCCTGGAACATCATCAAGGCGTTCTACAAGCTTTGA
- a CDS encoding hydantoinase B/oxoprolinase family protein: MATQLWQFWVDRGGTFTDVVGRRPDGSLVTHKLLSENPGHYRDAAVAGIRHLLGLAPGAPVSPTQVECVKMGTTVATNALLERKGEPTLLVTTRGFRDALRIAYQNRPRLFDRRIVLPELLYSRVIEAQERVGAHGEVEQALDEAHLRERLWAAHDAGLRSVAIVFMHGYRYTAHEQAAARLAREAGFTQVSTSHGTSPLMKFVSRGDTTVVDAYLSPILRRYVEQVAAEMPGVPLYFMQSSGGLTDAHRFQGKDAILSGPAGGIVGMARTAELAFAGEAGGAGGAAAPGDSVRVIGFDMGGTSTDVSHYAGEFEREFETQVAGVRMRAPMMSIHTVAAGGGSLLEYDGARFRVGPQSAGANPGPASYRRGGPLAVTDANVMVGKIQPAHFPHVFGHGGDEPLDAGVVQARFADLAAQAGRPAHDVAHGFIQIAVQQMANAIKKISVARGYDVTRYTLQCFGGAGGQHACLVADALGMQRVFVHPLAGVLSAYGMGLADQNLIREQAVEVRLSPEALGGIGRTLDALAAAARAEMAQQQLGAAPVSVRRRVHVRYEGSDAALVVPFGEVPEVAAITAGFEAAYRQRFAFLMPGRALIVEAVSVEAVVAGDAPVEPVQALHPSREAPRRGTVRMYTVGVDGVPAWHDAALVVREDLRPGDVIAGPAIIAEKNATTVVEPGWQAALTALDHLVIDRTTARSVRHALGTTVDPVLLEVFNNLFMNIAEQMGLQLQNTAHSVNIKERLDFSCALFDAEGHLIANAPHMPVHLGSMGESIKAVIHRNAGRMQPGDVYVLNDPYHGGTHLPDITVITPVYLAEEAEPTFYVGSRGHHADVGGTTPGSMPPFSTRIEEEGVQIDNVKLVESGVLREAEMVALLQGGEYPSRNPQQNLADLKAQIAANEKGVQELRRMVQQFGLPVVQAYMGHVQDNAEESVRRAITRLAARLQDGAFTLPLDNGAQIQVAVRVDAAARSAVIDFTGTSPQQANNFNAPTAVCMAAVLYVFRSLVDDDIPLNAGCLKPLQVIIPPGSMLNPLPPASVVAGNVETSTCITNALLGALGVSAGSQCTMNNFTFGNDRHQYYETISGGSGAGGVFGDGGELVDGFDGTGVVQTHMTNSRLTDPEILEFRFPVRLESYAIRADSGGAGRWRGGNGGVRRVRFLEPMTAGILSNGRRHGAFGMAGGQPGQPGVNRVVRADGRVEVLEHIGQAQMEPGDVFEVHTPGGGGFGGAGSASD, encoded by the coding sequence ATGGCAACGCAACTGTGGCAGTTCTGGGTGGACCGTGGCGGCACCTTCACCGACGTGGTGGGCCGCCGGCCCGACGGCTCCCTGGTCACGCACAAGCTGCTGTCCGAAAACCCCGGGCACTATCGCGATGCCGCGGTGGCCGGCATCCGCCACCTGCTGGGCCTGGCGCCCGGCGCGCCCGTGTCGCCCACGCAGGTGGAGTGCGTGAAGATGGGCACCACCGTGGCCACCAACGCGCTGCTGGAGCGCAAGGGCGAGCCCACGCTGCTGGTGACCACCCGCGGCTTTCGCGATGCGCTGCGCATCGCCTACCAGAACCGTCCCCGCCTGTTCGACCGCCGCATCGTGCTGCCCGAGTTGCTGTACAGCCGCGTGATCGAGGCGCAGGAGCGCGTGGGGGCCCACGGCGAGGTCGAGCAGGCGCTGGACGAGGCCCACCTGCGCGAGCGCCTGTGGGCCGCCCACGACGCGGGCCTGCGCAGCGTGGCCATCGTGTTCATGCACGGCTACCGCTACACCGCGCACGAGCAGGCGGCGGCGCGGCTCGCGCGCGAGGCGGGCTTCACGCAGGTCAGCACCTCGCACGGCACCAGCCCGCTGATGAAGTTCGTGAGCCGGGGCGACACCACCGTGGTCGATGCCTACCTGTCGCCCATCCTGCGCCGCTACGTGGAGCAGGTGGCGGCCGAGATGCCGGGCGTGCCCCTGTACTTCATGCAGTCGTCGGGCGGGCTCACCGATGCGCACCGTTTCCAGGGCAAGGACGCGATCCTCTCCGGCCCGGCCGGCGGCATCGTGGGCATGGCGCGCACGGCGGAGCTGGCCTTCGCGGGCGAGGCGGGAGGTGCCGGCGGGGCCGCGGCCCCCGGGGATTCGGTGCGCGTGATCGGCTTCGACATGGGCGGCACCTCCACCGACGTGAGCCACTACGCGGGCGAGTTCGAGCGCGAGTTCGAAACCCAGGTGGCGGGCGTGCGCATGCGCGCGCCGATGATGAGCATCCACACCGTGGCCGCGGGCGGCGGCTCGCTGCTGGAATACGACGGCGCACGCTTTCGGGTGGGCCCGCAGAGCGCGGGCGCCAACCCGGGGCCGGCCAGCTACCGCCGTGGCGGGCCGCTGGCCGTGACCGATGCGAACGTGATGGTGGGCAAGATCCAGCCCGCACACTTTCCGCACGTGTTCGGCCATGGCGGCGACGAGCCGCTCGATGCGGGCGTGGTGCAGGCCCGCTTTGCCGACCTCGCGGCGCAGGCCGGCCGCCCCGCGCACGACGTGGCGCACGGATTCATCCAGATCGCGGTGCAGCAGATGGCCAATGCCATCAAGAAGATCTCGGTCGCACGGGGCTACGACGTGACGCGCTACACCCTGCAGTGCTTCGGTGGCGCGGGCGGGCAGCACGCCTGCCTGGTGGCCGATGCGCTGGGCATGCAGCGCGTGTTCGTGCATCCGCTGGCCGGGGTGCTTTCGGCCTATGGCATGGGCCTGGCCGACCAGAACCTGATCCGCGAGCAGGCGGTGGAGGTGCGTCTGTCGCCCGAAGCCCTGGGCGGCATCGGCCGCACGCTGGATGCGCTGGCCGCGGCGGCCCGGGCCGAGATGGCACAGCAGCAGCTGGGCGCCGCGCCGGTGTCGGTGCGCCGCCGGGTGCATGTGCGGTACGAGGGCTCGGACGCGGCGCTGGTCGTGCCTTTCGGTGAGGTGCCGGAGGTGGCGGCCATCACGGCGGGGTTCGAGGCGGCCTACCGCCAGCGCTTCGCCTTTCTCATGCCGGGCCGGGCGTTGATCGTGGAGGCGGTCTCGGTCGAGGCGGTGGTGGCGGGCGACGCGCCGGTCGAGCCGGTACAGGCCCTGCACCCGTCGCGCGAGGCGCCGCGCCGCGGCACCGTGCGCATGTACACCGTGGGCGTCGATGGCGTGCCCGCGTGGCACGACGCGGCCCTGGTGGTGCGCGAAGACCTGCGCCCCGGCGACGTGATCGCCGGCCCGGCCATCATTGCCGAGAAGAACGCCACCACCGTGGTGGAGCCGGGCTGGCAGGCCGCGCTGACGGCCCTCGACCACCTGGTGATCGACCGCACCACCGCGCGCAGCGTGCGGCATGCGCTGGGCACCACGGTGGACCCGGTGCTGCTGGAGGTGTTCAACAACCTCTTCATGAACATCGCCGAGCAGATGGGCCTGCAGCTGCAGAACACCGCGCACTCGGTGAACATCAAGGAGCGCCTCGATTTCAGCTGCGCGCTGTTCGACGCCGAAGGCCACCTGATCGCCAACGCGCCGCACATGCCGGTGCACCTGGGCTCGATGGGCGAGAGCATCAAGGCGGTCATCCACCGCAATGCCGGGCGCATGCAGCCGGGCGACGTGTACGTGCTGAACGACCCCTACCACGGCGGCACGCACCTGCCGGACATCACCGTCATCACGCCCGTGTACCTGGCCGAAGAGGCCGAGCCCACGTTCTACGTGGGCAGCCGCGGCCACCATGCCGACGTGGGCGGCACCACCCCCGGCTCGATGCCGCCGTTTTCCACGCGCATCGAGGAAGAGGGCGTGCAGATCGACAACGTCAAGCTGGTGGAGAGCGGCGTGCTGCGCGAGGCCGAAATGGTGGCCCTGCTGCAGGGCGGCGAGTACCCCAGCCGCAACCCGCAGCAGAACCTGGCCGACCTGAAGGCGCAGATCGCCGCCAACGAAAAGGGCGTGCAGGAGCTGCGGCGCATGGTGCAGCAGTTCGGACTGCCCGTGGTGCAGGCCTACATGGGCCATGTGCAGGACAACGCCGAGGAGTCGGTGCGCCGCGCCATCACCCGCCTGGCCGCCCGGCTCCAGGACGGCGCCTTCACCCTGCCGCTGGACAACGGCGCGCAGATCCAGGTCGCGGTGCGCGTGGACGCCGCGGCACGCAGCGCGGTGATCGACTTCACTGGCACCTCGCCGCAGCAGGCGAACAACTTCAACGCGCCCACGGCGGTGTGCATGGCCGCGGTGCTGTACGTGTTCCGCTCGCTCGTGGACGACGACATTCCGCTGAATGCCGGCTGCCTCAAGCCGCTGCAGGTCATCATCCCGCCCGGCTCCATGCTCAACCCCTTGCCGCCGGCGTCCGTCGTGGCAGGCAACGTGGAGACGTCCACTTGCATCACCAACGCGCTGCTGGGCGCGTTGGGCGTGTCGGCGGGCAGCCAGTGCACGATGAACAACTTCACCTTCGGCAACGACCGCCACCAGTACTACGAGACCATCTCGGGCGGCAGCGGCGCGGGCGGGGTGTTCGGCGACGGCGGAGAACTGGTGGACGGTTTCGACGGCACGGGCGTGGTGCAGACGCACATGACCAACTCGCGCCTGACCGATCCGGAGATCCTGGAGTTCCGCTTTCCGGTGCGGCTGGAGAGCTATGCCATCCGCGCCGATTCGGGCGGGGCCGGGCGCTGGAGGGGCGGCAACGGCGGCGTGCGCCGGGTGCGCTTTCTGGAGCCGATGACGGCCGGCATCCTCTCCAACGGGCGCCGCCACGGCGCGTTCGGCATGGCGGGCGGCCAGCCTGGGCAGCCGGGCGTCAACCGCGTGGTGCGTGCGGACGGCCGGGTGGAGGTGCTGGAGCACATCGGCCAGGCGCAGATGGAGCCGGGCGACGTGTTCGAGGTGCACACGCCGGGCGGTGGCGGCTTTGGTGGTGCGGGTTCGGCATCCGATTGA
- a CDS encoding pesticin C-terminus-like muramidase — translation MPEQIDYAFLSALEGGSLTTGYVPAANVSKSGVTIATGFDLGQRSESDLKNLGLASGLVTKLKPYLGTKGADAKTLIEKTPLTITAAEAESIDKATKASHIASVKLKYDSASAAKKNFIDLPAEAQTVIASVSFQYGVNLDAATPKFWKAVTEQDWTEAVKLLKNFGDVYPTRRGKEAALLEKVK, via the coding sequence ATGCCAGAACAAATCGACTATGCATTCCTGAGCGCCCTGGAGGGCGGCTCGCTGACCACCGGCTACGTGCCGGCGGCCAACGTGAGCAAGAGCGGCGTGACCATCGCGACCGGGTTCGACCTGGGCCAGCGCTCCGAGAGCGATCTGAAGAACCTGGGCCTGGCCAGCGGCCTGGTCACCAAGCTCAAGCCCTACCTCGGCACCAAGGGCGCCGATGCCAAGACGCTGATCGAGAAGACCCCGCTGACGATCACCGCCGCCGAGGCCGAATCCATCGACAAGGCCACCAAGGCCAGCCACATCGCCAGCGTGAAGCTGAAGTACGACTCGGCCTCGGCCGCCAAGAAGAATTTCATCGACCTGCCGGCGGAAGCGCAGACCGTCATCGCGTCGGTGTCGTTCCAGTACGGCGTCAACCTGGATGCCGCCACGCCGAAGTTCTGGAAAGCCGTCACCGAACAGGACTGGACCGAAGCGGTCAAGCTGCTCAAGAACTTCGGGGATGTGTACCCCACCCGCCGCGGCAAGGAAGCCGCCCTGCTGGAGAAAGTCAAATGA
- a CDS encoding TRAP transporter small permease, with product MRRFLDRLYLGAGALGATFVALICVLMIAQSVLREVGVRTGALNDVVAWFCAAAAFFAMAHAFKHGDFVRVTLLLEKLSPPRRRQFEIVSLAIGSVAVAYLAWSACLFTYESWEFNDVAQGLLPLPMWIPQMSFALGSVLLFVAVVDEFIIVLRGGVPTFVRQVEERHARGDFSSDI from the coding sequence ATGCGCCGCTTCCTGGATCGGCTCTACCTGGGCGCAGGCGCCCTGGGCGCCACTTTCGTGGCGCTGATCTGCGTGCTGATGATCGCCCAGAGCGTGCTGCGCGAGGTCGGCGTGCGCACCGGGGCGCTCAACGACGTGGTGGCGTGGTTCTGCGCCGCCGCGGCGTTCTTCGCCATGGCGCATGCCTTCAAGCACGGCGACTTCGTGCGGGTCACGCTGCTGCTGGAGAAGCTCTCGCCGCCCCGGCGCCGGCAGTTCGAGATCGTCTCGCTGGCCATCGGCTCGGTGGCGGTGGCCTACCTGGCCTGGTCGGCGTGTCTCTTCACCTACGAAAGCTGGGAGTTCAACGATGTCGCCCAGGGCCTGCTGCCGCTGCCGATGTGGATCCCCCAGATGAGCTTCGCGCTGGGTTCGGTGCTGCTGTTCGTCGCAGTGGTCGATGAATTCATCATCGTGCTGCGCGGCGGCGTGCCCACCTTCGTGCGCCAGGTCGAGGAGCGCCACGCGCGCGGCGACTTCTCCTCCGACATCTAA
- a CDS encoding peptidase M14, translating into MSAFAPSHPLWDQTFPRTLDAWVDRFGQPAHRGARIEGWLFEGVAARRAAEQRLAAAGVAARLRSAYKPLVHYFLEEVDTDQLAAATVRYPVPATGSPGRFLLEAYPLADLLAGCDLRFEPGDDDLHYRVALRFRDGRETADRVFAPNRVHADPTGPDPLLSPTGWLRVVSSGAPGGHLDGAESTDFEDLFAHAMRTLREHAWPAQEPYFERLDIRVDLPGFEQPLFTPHECMSLHEALHEDLYFSLLEFFQQRSGRPAGDRRLQPGQIVPDVRHYDGPPRLRIALRAFDMAAQDASAWADTTAGQALDDMGQAPPPERIAQAMARLGGQRFSARSRQGREVLGLYRTGTDAPVLLSGGQHANETSGVVGALRAAEALQARPGAHFALIALENPDGYALHRELGAHHAHHMQHAARYSALGDDIEYRETAPLYEREAREQALALSGAQLHINLHGYPAHEWTRPLSGYVPRGFGLWTVPKGFFLILRHHPGWQAEGRALLERVAAALQAVPGLPEYNARQMALYERHAGALPFEVIHGTACTQSENPRGAPVTLITEFPDETVSGDAFRFAHGVQKAAVLAAVDAWQAILSQRG; encoded by the coding sequence ATGTCCGCTTTCGCACCCAGCCATCCCCTGTGGGACCAGACCTTCCCGCGCACCCTGGACGCATGGGTGGACCGCTTCGGGCAGCCCGCGCATCGCGGCGCCCGCATCGAAGGTTGGCTGTTCGAAGGCGTGGCAGCGCGGCGCGCGGCCGAGCAGCGTTTGGCGGCGGCGGGTGTTGCGGCGCGCCTTCGCAGCGCCTACAAGCCGCTGGTGCACTACTTTCTGGAAGAGGTCGATACCGACCAACTGGCCGCCGCCACGGTGCGCTACCCGGTGCCGGCCACTGGTTCGCCCGGGCGTTTTCTGCTGGAGGCCTATCCGCTGGCCGACCTGCTGGCCGGCTGCGACCTGCGGTTCGAGCCCGGGGACGACGACCTGCACTACCGCGTGGCGCTGCGCTTTCGCGATGGCCGCGAAACGGCCGATCGGGTCTTTGCGCCCAACCGGGTGCATGCAGACCCCACCGGCCCGGACCCGCTGCTCTCGCCCACGGGCTGGTTGCGCGTGGTCTCGTCCGGTGCGCCGGGCGGCCACCTGGATGGGGCCGAATCCACCGACTTCGAAGACCTCTTCGCGCACGCCATGCGCACGCTGCGGGAGCACGCCTGGCCCGCGCAGGAGCCCTACTTCGAACGGCTGGACATTCGCGTCGATCTGCCGGGCTTCGAGCAGCCGCTGTTCACGCCGCACGAATGCATGAGCCTGCACGAGGCCCTGCACGAAGACCTGTATTTTTCGCTGCTGGAGTTCTTTCAGCAGCGCTCCGGCCGCCCGGCCGGCGACCGCCGGCTGCAGCCCGGGCAGATCGTGCCTGACGTGCGCCACTACGACGGCCCGCCGCGCCTGCGCATCGCGCTGCGCGCCTTCGACATGGCCGCGCAGGACGCCAGCGCGTGGGCGGACACCACGGCCGGACAAGCCCTGGACGACATGGGCCAGGCCCCGCCGCCAGAGCGCATCGCGCAAGCCATGGCGCGGCTGGGCGGCCAGCGCTTTTCCGCGCGCAGCCGCCAGGGGCGCGAGGTGCTGGGCCTGTACCGTACCGGCACCGACGCCCCGGTCCTGCTGAGCGGCGGCCAGCACGCCAACGAAACCTCCGGCGTCGTGGGCGCCCTGCGCGCGGCCGAGGCGCTGCAGGCGCGGCCCGGTGCGCACTTCGCCCTCATCGCGCTGGAGAACCCCGACGGCTATGCGCTGCATCGCGAACTGGGCGCGCACCATGCCCACCACATGCAGCATGCCGCGCGCTACAGCGCGCTGGGCGACGACATCGAATACCGCGAGACCGCGCCGCTTTATGAGCGCGAAGCCCGCGAACAGGCCCTGGCCCTTTCCGGCGCGCAATTGCACATCAACCTGCACGGCTACCCCGCCCATGAGTGGACCCGGCCGCTGTCCGGCTACGTGCCGCGCGGCTTCGGCCTGTGGACGGTGCCCAAGGGGTTCTTTCTGATCCTGCGCCACCACCCGGGCTGGCAGGCCGAGGGCCGCGCGCTGCTGGAGCGGGTGGCCGCCGCGCTGCAGGCCGTCCCCGGCCTGCCCGAGTACAACGCCCGGCAGATGGCGCTGTACGAACGCCACGCGGGTGCGTTGCCGTTCGAGGTGATCCACGGCACGGCCTGCACGCAGTCCGAGAACCCGCGCGGCGCGCCGGTCACGCTCATCACCGAGTTCCCCGACGAGACGGTGTCGGGCGATGCCTTCCGCTTCGCGCACGGCGTGCAGAAGGCCGCCGTGCTGGCGGCGGTGGACGCGTGGCAGGCCATTCTTTCCCAACGCGGCTGA
- a CDS encoding TRAP transporter substrate-binding protein, with product MKRSALPLSAWALAGALGCGLFAPTAFAQTKWDLAAAYPATNFHTENLAEFAKDVDTATGGKLKITVHANASLFKANEIKRAVQGGQAPAGEILLPNFENENPIFGVDGIPFLATSYADSKRLYEAQKPVLEKLLNAQGLRLLYTVAWPPQGIYSKREITSVANLRGIKWRAYSPATAKIAELIGAQPVTIQAAELSQATATGAVESMMTSGSTGYDSKLYESIKYFYDTQAWLPKNAIIVSKKAFDALDKPTQYELLKSAAAAEARGWKISAEKNEWYKKALTDKGMKILPPPPKLVADLRQVGDIMLADWLKKAGPDGEAIIAAYRKPAPAAAQ from the coding sequence ATGAAGCGTAGCGCTCTCCCTCTGTCCGCATGGGCCCTCGCCGGCGCCCTGGGTTGCGGACTGTTTGCCCCCACCGCATTCGCGCAGACCAAATGGGACCTGGCCGCAGCCTATCCCGCCACCAACTTCCATACCGAGAACCTGGCCGAATTCGCCAAGGACGTGGACACCGCCACGGGCGGCAAGCTCAAGATCACGGTGCATGCCAACGCATCGCTGTTCAAGGCCAACGAGATCAAACGCGCGGTGCAAGGCGGCCAGGCGCCGGCCGGTGAGATCCTGCTGCCCAACTTCGAGAACGAGAACCCGATCTTCGGCGTGGACGGCATTCCCTTCCTGGCCACCTCCTACGCCGACTCCAAGCGGCTGTACGAAGCGCAGAAGCCCGTGCTGGAGAAGCTGCTCAATGCGCAGGGCCTGCGGCTGCTCTACACCGTGGCCTGGCCTCCACAGGGCATCTACTCCAAGCGGGAAATCACCTCGGTGGCGAATCTGCGCGGCATCAAATGGCGCGCCTACAGCCCCGCCACGGCCAAGATCGCCGAGCTGATCGGCGCGCAGCCCGTCACCATTCAGGCGGCCGAGCTGTCGCAGGCCACCGCCACCGGGGCGGTCGAATCGATGATGACGTCCGGCTCCACCGGCTACGACAGCAAGCTGTACGAGAGCATCAAGTACTTCTACGACACCCAGGCCTGGCTGCCCAAGAACGCCATCATCGTGAGCAAGAAGGCCTTCGATGCGCTCGACAAGCCCACGCAGTACGAGTTGCTCAAGAGCGCCGCCGCGGCCGAGGCCCGCGGCTGGAAGATCAGCGCGGAAAAGAACGAGTGGTACAAGAAGGCCCTGACCGACAAGGGCATGAAGATCCTTCCACCGCCACCCAAGCTCGTGGCCGACCTGCGGCAGGTCGGGGACATCATGCTGGCCGACTGGCTCAAGAAGGCCGGGCCCGATGGTGAGGCGATCATCGCCGCCTACCGCAAGCCGGCCCCTGCGGCAGCCCAGTGA
- the crcB gene encoding fluoride efflux transporter CrcB, protein MLLNVAVICLAACLGALLRWGFALWLNPGGLLPWGTLAVNLIGGYLIGIAIAVFTQRPDIDPAWRLLIITGFLGTLTTFSSFSGEVVTMLMQQRYGIALATLLLHVGGSFTLTWAGMRTALWWAAR, encoded by the coding sequence ATGCTGCTCAACGTCGCCGTCATCTGCCTGGCTGCCTGCCTTGGCGCCCTTCTGCGCTGGGGCTTCGCCCTGTGGCTCAACCCTGGCGGCTTGCTGCCCTGGGGCACGCTGGCGGTGAACCTGATCGGCGGCTACCTGATCGGCATCGCCATCGCCGTGTTCACCCAGCGGCCCGACATCGACCCGGCCTGGCGGCTGCTCATCATCACCGGCTTTCTCGGCACCCTGACCACCTTCTCCAGCTTCTCTGGCGAAGTCGTCACCATGCTGATGCAGCAGCGCTACGGCATCGCGCTGGCCACGCTGCTTTTGCACGTGGGCGGCTCCTTCACCCTCACCTGGGCCGGCATGCGCACGGCCCTCTGGTGGGCAGCCCGCTGA
- a CDS encoding TRAP transporter large permease, protein MDILMVGGVLLLLMIVLLSGGVWIAMTLAICGWVGQAFFTNTQPGKNLFSAFWESNASWELAALPLFIWMGEILFRTKLSEEMFEGLRPWLNRVPGRLMHTTILGCGIFGSVSGSSAATCATISKVALPELLKRGYDERLALGSLATAGTLGILIPPSITMVVYAVAADASIIRIFLAGFLPGLLLMLLFSGYIGWWSLRNPDKVPPADPPTTFRQKIRQSGNLIPVAVLIVFIVWVLVAGYATATECAAYGVAGSLGLALWSRSLTWKNFTEGLMSTTRTSCMIMFILAGAAFLTKTMAFTGIPRELAEWVNAMNLSPIALIGVLTIVYLVLGTALDGISMIVLTSAVVLPMIQKAGFDLIWFGIFIVLLVEIAEVTPPVGFNLFVLQNMTGKDSNTIARAAIPFFLCLVVCIAIITVFPQIVTVLPDLVMGKDGG, encoded by the coding sequence ATGGACATTCTGATGGTGGGCGGCGTCCTGCTGCTGCTGATGATCGTGCTGCTCTCGGGCGGCGTGTGGATCGCGATGACGCTGGCGATCTGCGGCTGGGTCGGGCAGGCGTTCTTCACGAACACGCAGCCCGGCAAAAACCTGTTTTCTGCCTTCTGGGAAAGCAATGCCAGCTGGGAGCTGGCGGCGCTGCCGCTGTTCATCTGGATGGGCGAGATCCTGTTTCGCACCAAGCTGAGCGAAGAGATGTTCGAGGGCCTGCGCCCCTGGCTCAACCGGGTGCCGGGCCGGCTGATGCACACCACCATCCTGGGGTGCGGCATCTTCGGATCGGTGTCGGGCTCGTCCGCCGCCACCTGCGCCACCATCAGCAAGGTGGCCCTGCCCGAGCTGCTCAAGCGCGGCTACGACGAACGCCTGGCGCTGGGTTCGCTCGCCACGGCAGGCACGCTGGGCATTCTCATTCCGCCGTCCATCACGATGGTGGTGTATGCCGTGGCGGCCGATGCGTCCATCATCCGCATCTTCCTGGCCGGCTTTCTGCCGGGCCTGCTGCTGATGCTGCTGTTCTCGGGCTACATCGGCTGGTGGAGCCTGCGCAACCCCGACAAGGTGCCCCCGGCCGATCCACCGACCACCTTCCGGCAGAAGATCCGCCAGTCGGGCAACCTGATTCCGGTGGCGGTCCTGATCGTCTTCATCGTGTGGGTGCTGGTGGCCGGCTACGCCACCGCCACCGAATGCGCGGCCTACGGCGTGGCCGGCTCGCTCGGGCTGGCGCTGTGGAGCCGCTCGCTCACGTGGAAGAACTTCACCGAAGGGCTGATGAGCACCACGCGCACCAGCTGCATGATCATGTTCATCCTGGCCGGGGCGGCCTTCCTGACCAAGACCATGGCGTTCACCGGCATTCCGCGCGAACTGGCCGAGTGGGTCAATGCGATGAACCTCTCGCCCATCGCGCTCATCGGTGTGCTGACCATCGTCTATCTCGTGCTGGGCACGGCGCTCGACGGCATCAGCATGATCGTGCTCACCAGCGCAGTGGTGCTGCCCATGATCCAGAAGGCCGGCTTCGACCTGATCTGGTTCGGCATCTTCATCGTGCTGCTGGTGGAAATTGCCGAGGTCACGCCGCCGGTGGGCTTCAACCTCTTCGTGCTGCAGAACATGACCGGCAAGGACAGCAACACCATTGCGCGGGCGGCCATCCCGTTCTTCCTGTGCCTGGTGGTGTGCATCGCGATCATCACGGTGTTTCCGCAGATCGTCACCGTGCTGCCGGATTTGGTGATGGGCAAGGACGGCGGCTGA